In Rhizobium jaguaris, a single window of DNA contains:
- a CDS encoding ABC transporter permease — translation MSVDTISHASIGWRKFLGKHLTLTLGGGILLFFLILAICAPFVAPYDPIFQNADVRLQAPSLLHPFGTDNFGRDILSRVIWGTRIDLQIAVVGVFFPFLIGTTVGTVAGFFGGIVDALFMRVVDVILAFPFLVLMLSIIAILGPGLSSFYIAMALVGWVSYARLIRAQMLVLKGSDYAVAAASLGFSRPRIMFRHLLPNAIAGSIVFSMSDAVLVLLSGAAVSYLGLGVQPPVAEWGVMVAEGQSFITTAWWITLFPGLSIVCLAFGFSMLGDALGELLGVHE, via the coding sequence ATGAGCGTCGATACGATATCCCACGCTTCAATCGGCTGGAGGAAGTTCCTCGGAAAACACCTGACGCTGACGCTCGGCGGCGGCATCCTGCTATTCTTCCTAATTCTCGCGATCTGCGCTCCCTTTGTCGCGCCCTATGATCCGATCTTCCAGAATGCCGATGTGCGCTTACAGGCTCCGTCGCTGCTACACCCTTTCGGCACGGATAATTTCGGTCGCGATATCCTGTCGCGGGTCATCTGGGGCACGCGTATCGACCTGCAGATCGCCGTCGTCGGGGTGTTCTTCCCCTTTCTGATCGGCACCACGGTCGGCACTGTCGCGGGCTTCTTTGGGGGTATCGTCGATGCGCTGTTCATGCGCGTCGTCGATGTCATCCTCGCTTTCCCCTTCCTGGTGCTGATGCTGTCGATCATCGCCATCCTCGGACCGGGGTTGAGCAGCTTTTACATCGCCATGGCCCTGGTCGGCTGGGTTTCCTATGCCCGCCTCATCCGCGCGCAGATGCTGGTCCTGAAGGGCAGCGACTATGCTGTTGCCGCCGCCAGTCTCGGCTTCAGCCGGCCGCGCATCATGTTCCGCCATCTGCTGCCAAACGCCATAGCCGGCTCGATCGTCTTTTCCATGTCGGACGCGGTGCTCGTGCTCCTGAGCGGCGCGGCGGTCAGCTATCTCGGCCTCGGTGTGCAGCCGCCGGTCGCTGAGTGGGGCGTCATGGTTGCCGAAGGCCAGAGCTTCATCACCACAGCCTGGTGGATCACACTCTTTCCTGGCCTGTCCATTGTCTGCCTCGCCTTCGGCTTCAGCATGCTGGGTGATGCGCTTGGAGAATTGCTCGGAGTGCATGAATGA
- a CDS encoding ABC transporter permease has protein sequence MHRYKFVLTRPLQFLPVIFGISVITFVLVHLIPGDPARNILGTRATPTALANIRAQYGLDQPIWLQYFYFIKNLGNGEMGKSILYKIDVLPLIATRIEPTIALVVSSVILSILIAVPMAAIAARNAGRAPDHVVRIVSTFGIGFPPFWLGLMLIILFSIEFGVLPVSGYGSTIGDKIAHLILPALTVALSLSTVLTRSLRAAMIESLKSDVATAARARGMPEGIVFWRHVVPNSLVPTINLLAVNIGWLIGGTVVVESVFALPGMGQLLVRAIFSRDYMVVQGVAMVFACATVLVNFLADIVTVAADPRVKL, from the coding sequence ATGCATCGCTATAAATTCGTTCTGACACGGCCGCTGCAGTTCCTGCCGGTTATTTTCGGCATAAGCGTCATTACCTTCGTTCTGGTACATTTGATCCCAGGCGATCCCGCGCGCAACATCCTCGGCACGCGCGCCACGCCGACGGCGCTTGCCAATATCCGCGCTCAGTATGGCCTCGACCAGCCGATATGGCTGCAATATTTCTATTTCATCAAGAATCTCGGCAATGGCGAGATGGGCAAGTCGATCCTTTACAAGATCGACGTGCTGCCGTTGATCGCCACCCGAATCGAGCCGACGATCGCATTGGTCGTCTCAAGCGTCATCCTGTCGATCCTCATCGCCGTACCCATGGCCGCGATTGCCGCACGCAATGCTGGCCGCGCGCCGGACCATGTCGTGCGCATCGTCTCCACGTTCGGTATCGGCTTTCCGCCTTTCTGGCTGGGGCTGATGTTGATCATCCTGTTCAGCATCGAGTTCGGCGTCCTTCCGGTGTCAGGCTATGGATCGACGATCGGCGACAAAATCGCCCATCTCATTCTGCCGGCTCTGACCGTCGCGCTGTCACTTTCGACGGTGCTGACCCGCAGCCTGCGGGCTGCGATGATCGAATCCCTCAAATCGGATGTGGCGACCGCCGCTCGTGCCCGCGGCATGCCGGAGGGCATCGTCTTCTGGCGGCATGTGGTACCGAACTCGCTGGTGCCAACCATCAATCTGCTTGCCGTCAATATCGGCTGGCTGATCGGCGGCACAGTCGTCGTCGAAAGCGTCTTCGCTCTGCCCGGTATGGGCCAGTTATTGGTGCGCGCCATCTTCTCGCGCGACTACATGGTCGTCCAGGGTGTCGCGATGGTGTTTGCCTGCGCCACGGTGCTTGTCAATTTCCTTGCCGATATCGTGACCGTCGCCGCAGACCCGCGGGTGAAATTATGA
- a CDS encoding proline iminopeptidase-family hydrolase: protein MWREIQPEARHDIEVDGHKVVAYSFGGGPETVLCLNGGPGLPCDYLREAHSCLIDKGYRVVAFDQLGTGASDRPTDKGLWTIGRYVEETETVRKALGLGKVHMLGHSWGGWLAIDYALTYPENLQTLILEDTVADMPHLISELERLRAALGPETVAMMQKHEAQGTYTHPEYLAAVTILNYRHVCRLPEWPAPVRRSLDDWNMGPYETMQGPNEFLYIGNLKDWNRIPDLPRLTMPVLITTGEHDELTPACALRMKLALQKAELKVFANASHMPFYENPNDYYPTLLGFLSRYRAS, encoded by the coding sequence ATGTGGCGTGAAATCCAGCCAGAAGCGCGGCACGACATCGAGGTCGATGGTCACAAGGTGGTCGCCTACAGTTTCGGCGGCGGACCGGAAACCGTCCTCTGCTTGAATGGTGGCCCGGGCCTGCCATGCGACTATCTGCGCGAAGCCCACTCCTGCCTGATCGACAAGGGATACCGAGTCGTCGCCTTCGATCAACTCGGCACCGGAGCCTCCGATAGACCGACAGACAAGGGTCTGTGGACCATCGGCCGTTATGTCGAAGAGACGGAGACTGTTCGCAAGGCGCTCGGCCTCGGCAAGGTGCATATGCTCGGCCACTCCTGGGGCGGCTGGCTGGCGATCGACTATGCACTAACCTATCCCGAGAACCTGCAGACGCTGATCCTCGAAGACACCGTTGCGGACATGCCGCACCTGATTTCCGAGCTGGAGCGGCTACGCGCAGCGCTTGGCCCAGAAACTGTCGCCATGATGCAAAAACACGAAGCGCAGGGCACCTACACTCATCCCGAATATCTCGCTGCAGTCACCATCCTCAACTACCGCCATGTCTGTCGCCTGCCGGAATGGCCGGCGCCGGTTCGCCGCTCGCTCGACGACTGGAACATGGGTCCTTACGAGACGATGCAGGGGCCGAACGAATTTCTCTATATCGGCAATCTCAAAGACTGGAATCGCATTCCCGACCTCCCGCGACTGACCATGCCCGTGCTGATCACGACGGGCGAGCACGACGAACTAACGCCAGCCTGCGCGCTTCGTATGAAGCTCGCCTTGCAGAAAGCGGAGCTCAAGGTCTTCGCCAATGCCAGCCACATGCCCTTTTACGAAAATCCAAATGACTACTACCCCACGCTTCTCGGTTTCCTGTCGCGGTACAGGGCAAGCTGA
- a CDS encoding helix-turn-helix transcriptional regulator, with amino-acid sequence MLDQIGTIRRQFTAHQTLDGRIDHVFEAMKAIGFEALIYDYTPVPFDLDGKIMIPSLLKLRNISDDMHEYWFDRGYFRIDPVQQVALRTSAPFFWNYDSNADTLIKRFMTEDTAPVARYLSERDMSTGVTVPVHMPRGDYATVTGIRFGANKEFERHALRYIADFNLLAHVFHEAAYSLFDAAALSVGKIRLTERERECLRHSAEGYSAKEISRIIDRSVPTVVMHLNAAAKKLGAKNRTQAVVRATHYRLLDARPSYNL; translated from the coding sequence ATGCTCGACCAAATCGGAACCATCAGACGCCAGTTCACCGCGCATCAGACGTTGGACGGCCGCATAGACCATGTCTTCGAGGCTATGAAGGCAATCGGCTTCGAGGCGCTGATCTACGATTATACGCCGGTGCCCTTTGATCTCGACGGAAAGATCATGATCCCATCGCTGCTAAAGCTGCGAAACATCTCGGACGATATGCACGAATACTGGTTCGATCGTGGTTACTTCCGTATCGATCCAGTGCAGCAGGTGGCGCTACGCACCTCGGCGCCCTTCTTCTGGAATTACGATTCTAATGCCGATACCCTGATCAAGCGCTTCATGACCGAGGACACTGCTCCCGTCGCCCGCTATCTCAGCGAACGCGACATGTCGACGGGCGTCACCGTGCCGGTGCACATGCCTCGCGGGGACTATGCCACCGTCACCGGAATTCGGTTTGGCGCCAACAAGGAATTCGAGCGCCATGCCCTGCGCTACATCGCCGATTTCAATCTGCTCGCCCATGTCTTCCATGAGGCGGCTTATTCGCTCTTCGATGCCGCCGCACTCAGCGTCGGCAAGATCCGGTTGACGGAGCGGGAGAGGGAATGCCTGCGCCATTCCGCCGAAGGCTATTCCGCTAAGGAGATCTCACGCATCATCGATCGCTCGGTGCCGACGGTCGTCATGCACCTCAATGCGGCAGCAAAGAAGCTCGGCGCAAAGAACCGCACGCAGGCCGTCGTCCGCGCCACGCACTATCGTCTGCTGGATGCGCGACCATCCTATAACTTGTGA